The following proteins are co-located in the Fuscovulum ytuae genome:
- a CDS encoding recombinase family protein: MPLIGYARVSTEDQTPLPQSQALKSAGCAEIHEEQASGGNRARPVLARVLERIGKGDTLVVVRIDRLARSLSHLLEVIERLEAKGAFFRSLMDPIDTSSPQGKFTLQVLGAAAEFERALIRERTKAGLASARTKGRVGGNPGLRARDPAALRKVRLARQDGYMERLNETAQDWVPHIRRLRPDLAWEDVVRIVNGPLPRERQWTQSRLLRAVNAYVRDGFLPPTVLDRAGRRETDDRLPAIVAAIKGADPDITLQAICTRLEAMRERTPRGRASWQPSSVKMLLERAERLGLLE, from the coding sequence ATGCCATTGATAGGCTACGCGCGCGTCTCGACAGAGGATCAGACCCCCCTGCCCCAGTCGCAGGCCCTGAAATCCGCGGGCTGCGCAGAGATCCATGAAGAGCAAGCCTCGGGCGGGAACCGCGCGCGGCCGGTGCTGGCCCGCGTGCTCGAGCGGATTGGCAAGGGCGATACGCTGGTCGTGGTGCGCATCGACCGGCTGGCGCGGTCGCTCTCGCATCTCCTTGAGGTGATCGAACGGCTGGAGGCGAAGGGCGCCTTCTTCCGTTCACTCATGGACCCGATCGACACGTCCTCCCCGCAGGGCAAGTTCACCCTCCAGGTCTTAGGCGCCGCGGCCGAGTTCGAGCGCGCCCTGATCCGCGAACGCACCAAGGCCGGGCTGGCCAGCGCACGAACCAAGGGCCGGGTCGGCGGCAATCCGGGCCTCCGCGCCCGTGATCCGGCGGCGTTGCGCAAGGTGCGGCTGGCGCGACAGGACGGCTACATGGAACGCCTGAACGAGACGGCGCAGGACTGGGTTCCCCATATCCGTCGCCTGCGCCCGGACTTGGCCTGGGAAGACGTAGTGCGCATCGTCAACGGCCCCCTGCCCCGCGAGCGTCAATGGACGCAAAGCCGGCTTTTGCGCGCGGTCAACGCCTATGTCCGGGACGGCTTCCTGCCGCCCACGGTACTGGACCGCGCCGGCCGCCGCGAAACCGACGACCGCCTGCCCGCCATCGTCGCTGCCATCAAGGGCGCGGACCCCGACATCACGCTTCAGGCGATCTGCACCCGGCTAGAGGCGATGCGCGAGCGCACGCCTCGCGGGCGGGCAAGCTGGCAACCCTCTTCGGTGAAGATGCTGCTGGAGCGGGCCGAGAGGCTGGGGCTGCTTGAGTAG